The Litchfieldia alkalitelluris genome has a window encoding:
- a CDS encoding vWA domain-containing protein yields the protein MKFIQFNDKKIDSFLFMQLSDLAKTLAKQDNLVVEFGFRSYYDPIDSKIILSHFWDNRSFEERVHGLKTDVFLRSVGSKKYTDYQSVSKFIDFTKKTSLPSFAKQLFMIAEDLRLEELCKKDRPGTLIPFKTRNKVYRKYFKDQLNVNLVKSVQTDALFNSIFILLTSTSPLEEIPSIKKEIDSLFPFLRSELTKYYETTSTNDVIKLTAGIIEVLEEVLENDMLNIYFHLPELEYDELFSQNFDDLKRKNKLKNDDSLDDVKKGDEDVHDDVLPTWHQETSTPTKSFLQFDLEQGTQTNLLGESAREGDAGDQALGIVQGSSKKSKRSDFSKVEALEVQHDPLEGKGQEQYGKENKFAKPIMIDARIPKSHEIEQYFEHKAKIAPYQKKLKQMIMKTLEHKKIQPRGNLHFGRLSKKLLPLLTDENPRLFYKKNETSPEIDAVFTLLVDCSASMHDKMEQTKLGITLFHEALKAVRVPHKITGFWEDTNDATETYQPNYFHHSIDFHTSLQAKTGPEIMQLQPEEDNRDGFSIRLMTEELVKKRSEKQKFLLVFSDGEPAAFSYEQNGIVDTHEAVLEARKQGIEVMNVFLANGEIDEGQKNTIQNIYGKYSILVKNIDELPDILFPLLKKLLLKSL from the coding sequence ATGAAGTTTATCCAATTTAATGATAAAAAAATAGATTCCTTTTTATTCATGCAGCTATCTGATTTAGCGAAGACCTTAGCTAAGCAGGACAATTTAGTGGTTGAGTTTGGATTTAGATCATATTATGATCCGATTGATTCTAAAATAATCTTGAGCCATTTTTGGGATAATAGATCGTTCGAGGAAAGAGTTCATGGTCTAAAAACCGATGTTTTTTTAAGAAGTGTAGGAAGTAAAAAATATACTGATTATCAATCTGTTTCTAAGTTTATAGACTTTACAAAGAAAACGTCACTACCAAGCTTTGCAAAGCAACTCTTCATGATTGCAGAGGATTTAAGACTTGAAGAACTTTGCAAAAAAGATAGGCCAGGTACATTAATTCCTTTTAAGACAAGAAATAAAGTCTATCGGAAGTATTTCAAAGATCAGCTGAATGTAAACTTAGTAAAAAGTGTACAAACTGATGCTTTATTTAATTCTATATTTATATTATTAACTTCCACTTCACCTCTAGAGGAGATACCATCGATTAAGAAAGAGATTGATTCTTTATTCCCATTCTTGCGTTCAGAGTTAACTAAGTACTATGAAACAACTTCAACGAATGATGTGATTAAGTTAACCGCGGGTATTATCGAAGTTTTAGAAGAAGTATTAGAAAACGATATGTTAAATATTTATTTTCACCTCCCAGAACTGGAATATGATGAATTATTCTCACAGAATTTCGACGATTTGAAAAGAAAAAACAAATTAAAAAATGACGATTCATTGGATGATGTTAAAAAAGGCGACGAAGATGTTCATGACGATGTATTACCTACTTGGCATCAAGAAACCAGTACGCCAACAAAAAGCTTTTTGCAATTTGATTTAGAACAAGGAACTCAAACCAATTTACTGGGTGAGTCAGCAAGAGAGGGCGATGCAGGAGACCAAGCACTTGGAATCGTTCAAGGATCATCCAAGAAAAGTAAACGAAGCGACTTTTCCAAAGTTGAAGCGTTAGAGGTACAGCATGATCCTCTAGAAGGAAAAGGCCAGGAGCAATACGGAAAAGAAAATAAATTTGCAAAACCAATAATGATTGATGCTCGGATTCCTAAGAGTCATGAAATTGAACAGTATTTTGAACATAAGGCGAAAATTGCTCCATACCAAAAAAAGCTAAAACAAATGATTATGAAAACTCTGGAGCATAAAAAGATTCAACCAAGAGGTAACCTGCATTTCGGTAGATTAAGTAAGAAATTGCTTCCACTATTAACAGACGAAAATCCAAGGTTGTTTTATAAAAAGAATGAAACTTCTCCAGAAATTGATGCAGTGTTTACTTTATTGGTTGATTGCTCTGCTTCAATGCATGACAAAATGGAGCAAACAAAGCTTGGAATCACTCTTTTCCATGAAGCATTAAAAGCTGTTCGTGTTCCACATAAAATCACAGGGTTTTGGGAGGATACGAACGACGCGACTGAAACGTATCAACCTAATTATTTTCATCATTCAATAGATTTCCATACCTCACTACAAGCTAAAACTGGGCCTGAAATTATGCAACTTCAACCAGAAGAGGACAATAGAGATGGTTTTTCAATCAGGCTAATGACAGAGGAACTAGTGAAAAAAAGAAGTGAAAAACAAAAGTTTTTACTTGTCTTTTCTGATGGAGAACCTGCAGCATTTAGTTATGAACAAAACGGCATAGTTGATACACATGAAGCCGTCTTAGAAGCAAGAAAACAAGGTATCGAAGTCATGAATGTCTTCTTAGCCAATGGAGAAATTGATGAAGGGCAGAAGAATACCATTCAGAATATATATGGAAAATACAGTATTCTCGTTAAAAATATTGATGAACTTCCCGATATTTTATTTCCATTACTGAAAAAATTATTGTTGAAGAGTCTCTAG
- a CDS encoding cold-shock protein, producing MAFGRKPEVEIIKEDLKVWECSSEECNCWVRDNFKSSGEEPTCPICSSEMVSTTKNLQVIQNHASAK from the coding sequence ATGGCATTTGGAAGAAAACCTGAAGTAGAAATTATCAAAGAAGATCTTAAAGTGTGGGAATGCTCTTCAGAGGAATGTAATTGTTGGGTAAGAGATAATTTCAAGAGCAGTGGAGAAGAGCCTACTTGTCCAATCTGTAGTTCTGAAATGGTATCAACAACTAAGAACTTACAGGTTATTCAAAATCATGCCAGTGCAAAATAA
- a CDS encoding AAA family ATPase: MTLNIDELKLPQEIQQMIDKRKENRYHEEDQMLIGSSGYTASNLSVMTDAMIALSLGKNVLLKGPTGAGKTKLAETLSYLFSQPMYSVNCSVDLDAEALLGFKTIREREGKTAIDFVPGPVVNSMNKGYLLYIDEINMAKPETLPILNGVLDYRKMITNPFTGEVVKAAEGFGVIAAINEGYVGTVPLNEALKNRFVVIDVPYIQGATLKEVLLQQSILKDEKLIDTFVTLSSDLITQVKNGHVSEEAASIRALIDTCDLAAYMPPLRAIKRGIIEKLEDDREKVAIENIAETLFQ; this comes from the coding sequence ATGACGTTAAATATAGATGAGTTAAAGCTTCCTCAAGAGATTCAACAAATGATTGATAAACGTAAAGAAAATAGATACCATGAGGAAGATCAAATGCTGATCGGCTCAAGTGGTTACACTGCATCAAATTTATCAGTGATGACAGATGCAATGATTGCATTGAGTCTTGGAAAAAATGTGTTGCTAAAAGGACCAACTGGTGCTGGTAAAACAAAGTTGGCCGAGACATTGTCCTATCTCTTTTCACAACCTATGTACAGTGTGAACTGTTCTGTTGACCTTGATGCAGAAGCATTACTTGGATTTAAAACAATCCGTGAAAGAGAAGGAAAGACAGCTATTGATTTCGTACCAGGTCCTGTCGTTAATTCTATGAATAAGGGCTATTTACTATATATTGATGAAATTAACATGGCTAAACCAGAAACATTGCCGATCTTAAATGGTGTGTTAGATTATCGGAAAATGATCACAAATCCCTTTACTGGGGAAGTGGTAAAAGCAGCAGAAGGCTTTGGTGTTATTGCAGCTATTAATGAGGGCTACGTGGGTACAGTTCCACTTAATGAAGCATTGAAAAACCGTTTTGTAGTTATAGATGTTCCTTATATACAAGGTGCCACTCTTAAAGAGGTATTATTGCAACAGTCAATTTTAAAGGATGAGAAACTGATTGATACCTTTGTTACCTTATCTTCCGACTTAATTACACAAGTTAAAAACGGTCATGTGTCAGAAGAAGCTGCATCCATAAGAGCATTAATAGATACATGCGATTTGGCAGCTTATATGCCACCACTCCGAGCGATTAAGAGGGGAATTATTGAAAAGCTAGAAGACGATCGTGAAAAGGTTGCTATTGAAAACATTGCAGAGACGCTTTTCCAATAA
- a CDS encoding pyridoxamine 5'-phosphate oxidase family protein: MSKGNQEKLSQELVDLLQGEKIVSLVTMDADTNKPHLSIVSWLVAHEGGEVIKFALGHKGTSVSNIQANPEITLGVIGAGSCYSIKGTASVSEIIEKTMKYRVVTVKVESYEDVIFYGGKITSEPEYVKTYNEDLAKKLDKEVYEMLNEK, from the coding sequence TTGAGTAAAGGTAATCAAGAAAAACTTAGTCAAGAGCTTGTAGATTTATTACAGGGAGAAAAAATTGTATCATTGGTGACTATGGATGCTGACACTAACAAACCTCATTTAAGTATTGTGTCATGGCTTGTAGCGCATGAAGGTGGAGAAGTGATTAAGTTTGCCTTAGGGCATAAAGGTACCAGTGTCTCAAATATCCAAGCAAACCCTGAAATTACTCTTGGTGTAATTGGAGCTGGAAGCTGTTATTCTATAAAAGGAACTGCTTCTGTTTCTGAGATTATTGAAAAAACAATGAAGTATCGTGTCGTAACAGTAAAAGTTGAGTCGTATGAAGACGTGATTTTCTACGGTGGAAAAATTACGTCTGAACCAGAATATGTAAAGACATATAATGAAGACTTGGCTAAAAAACTAGACAAAGAAGTATATGAAATGTTAAATGAAAAATAA
- a CDS encoding nitric oxide synthase oxygenase: MEFNHTIFEKAKEFIIICYHELNLIDLIETRLDEIYKEIKVSGSYHHTFEELEYGAKMAWRNSNRCIGRLFWNSLTVFDQREANSEKEIFNALSSHLKFATNNGKIRPTITIFRQDLDEVNRIHIWNHQLVRYAGYETEFGVLGDPASIQLTKKCEELGWKGKGTPFDILPVIIEIDSNGPKLFEHSLENVLEVELEHPDYTWFKELQLKWYAVPFISDMVLSIGGIKYSAAPFNGWYMGTEIGARNLADVNRYNLLPRVAERLGLNLQSNSSLWKDRALVELNLAVLHSYKLSGVSIVDHHTAAQQFAHFENNEKNAGRKLTGDWSWLIPPISPATTHIFYNNYDNTRVNPNFYHKKTSPF; the protein is encoded by the coding sequence ATGGAATTCAATCATACAATTTTTGAAAAAGCTAAAGAATTTATTATAATTTGTTATCATGAACTTAATTTGATAGATCTCATTGAAACAAGACTAGATGAAATTTACAAAGAGATAAAAGTTAGTGGGAGCTATCATCATACATTTGAAGAGCTTGAATACGGTGCGAAAATGGCTTGGCGGAATAGCAACAGGTGTATTGGTCGTCTTTTTTGGAATTCACTTACAGTGTTTGATCAACGAGAGGCTAATAGTGAAAAAGAGATTTTTAACGCGTTATCTAGTCATCTTAAATTCGCGACGAATAATGGAAAAATACGCCCTACAATTACAATTTTTCGTCAGGATTTAGATGAAGTAAATCGAATACATATTTGGAATCATCAATTAGTAAGGTATGCAGGGTATGAAACGGAGTTCGGGGTTTTAGGAGACCCTGCCTCAATTCAATTAACTAAAAAATGTGAAGAACTTGGATGGAAAGGGAAGGGTACTCCATTTGATATTCTTCCAGTCATTATAGAAATCGATAGTAATGGTCCAAAGTTATTTGAACATTCATTAGAAAATGTACTCGAGGTAGAACTTGAGCATCCTGATTATACATGGTTTAAAGAGCTACAACTAAAATGGTATGCCGTACCGTTTATTTCAGACATGGTGTTATCAATTGGTGGGATAAAATATAGTGCTGCACCATTCAATGGATGGTACATGGGAACTGAAATAGGAGCTAGGAATCTTGCAGATGTAAACAGATATAATCTTTTACCGAGAGTAGCAGAACGATTAGGGTTAAATCTCCAATCGAATTCTTCATTATGGAAAGATCGTGCACTAGTTGAATTGAATTTAGCGGTATTACATTCTTATAAGTTGTCTGGTGTTAGTATTGTTGATCATCATACTGCCGCACAACAGTTTGCTCATTTTGAAAACAATGAAAAAAATGCTGGTCGGAAACTAACAGGCGATTGGTCTTGGTTAATTCCACCAATCTCACCAGCAACCACACATATTTTTTACAATAATTATGATAACACAAGAGTAAACCCAAACTTTTATCACAAAAAAACCAGTCCTTTTTAG
- a CDS encoding thiamine pyrophosphate-binding protein, with protein sequence MLQPTVASLMLNQLEAWGVQRIYGVVGDAILGLMDAIGKQKSIQFIAVKHESVAAMMASAEAKLTGNIGVCAATMGPGLGNLLNGLGDAYLDKAPVLAITGQAPTTKIGTDYKQYIDQQEFIKPLALYTSLATHPDSISDLLVKAIHTSVSQGAVSHLSVPKDLFTMQTKAKVIEKPLVIKGVPSLNESQNIKEISNIMNNAKHPMILCGDGAINSTNLITNLSLAWGAGILVSLGAKGYFDHSTKTLLGGIGQGGNPYAKELFENSDVVLLVGDTWWPEGYVPKNALVIQIDMTEENIGKGIPVKYGVVGMAEEILPEIIKAIPQERKNENWLDKIMKAKEKWNKDNEKERTRNDQPLHPARIVRAIEENVNEDAILSIDTGDVTVWMNRNFQPTNQTFLFSGKWRTMGFGLPGALAAKLIYPDKQVVAVVGDGGIEMTLADLLTAVRYELDITVIIFNNHALQMEKDKMIVGGYEQEGVGLTNPNFATIAEACGWKGYNISSENELNQVISEAISVSSPTLISIDTAAIVHPETKS encoded by the coding sequence ATGTTACAACCGACAGTTGCAAGTCTTATGTTAAATCAATTAGAAGCATGGGGTGTACAGAGAATTTATGGAGTTGTTGGAGATGCGATTTTAGGTTTAATGGACGCTATTGGGAAACAAAAATCTATTCAATTTATAGCAGTAAAACATGAGTCAGTTGCTGCAATGATGGCTTCTGCAGAAGCAAAACTAACAGGAAATATAGGTGTCTGTGCAGCTACAATGGGACCTGGATTAGGAAATTTATTAAATGGTTTGGGTGATGCCTATTTAGATAAAGCACCTGTCTTAGCAATTACTGGACAAGCACCAACAACTAAAATTGGTACTGATTATAAGCAGTATATAGACCAACAAGAGTTTATTAAACCGCTTGCTTTATATACATCTCTTGCTACACACCCAGATTCAATATCGGATCTCCTAGTAAAAGCAATTCATACATCTGTTTCTCAAGGTGCTGTTAGTCATTTGTCTGTTCCAAAAGATTTATTTACAATGCAAACCAAGGCAAAGGTTATTGAAAAGCCTTTAGTAATCAAAGGTGTACCAAGTTTAAATGAATCTCAAAATATTAAAGAAATAAGTAACATCATGAATAATGCCAAACATCCAATGATACTCTGTGGAGATGGAGCCATTAATTCGACGAATCTAATAACTAATTTATCATTAGCCTGGGGGGCAGGTATCCTTGTTAGTCTAGGTGCGAAAGGTTATTTCGATCATTCTACAAAAACTCTTTTAGGGGGCATTGGCCAAGGTGGTAATCCTTACGCAAAAGAGCTTTTCGAGAATTCAGATGTCGTTTTACTTGTGGGTGATACTTGGTGGCCAGAAGGATATGTTCCAAAAAACGCATTAGTCATTCAAATAGATATGACAGAAGAAAATATTGGTAAAGGTATTCCAGTCAAGTACGGTGTAGTCGGTATGGCTGAAGAAATCTTACCAGAAATAATAAAGGCCATCCCTCAAGAACGAAAAAATGAAAATTGGTTAGATAAAATTATGAAAGCTAAAGAGAAATGGAATAAAGATAATGAAAAAGAAAGAACAAGAAATGACCAGCCACTTCATCCTGCACGAATAGTTAGAGCTATTGAAGAAAATGTAAATGAAGATGCCATTTTATCAATTGATACTGGGGATGTTACAGTTTGGATGAATCGAAATTTTCAGCCTACAAATCAGACATTTCTTTTTTCTGGGAAATGGCGGACAATGGGATTTGGCTTACCTGGAGCACTTGCAGCTAAACTAATATATCCAGATAAACAAGTAGTTGCTGTTGTAGGTGATGGGGGAATTGAGATGACACTAGCCGACTTGTTAACGGCAGTTCGGTATGAATTAGATATCACAGTTATTATTTTTAATAATCATGCGCTGCAAATGGAAAAAGATAAAATGATTGTTGGAGGATATGAACAAGAGGGTGTGGGCTTAACCAATCCCAATTTTGCTACTATTGCCGAAGCTTGTGGGTGGAAGGGTTACAATATAAGCAGTGAAAATGAGCTTAATCAAGTCATCTCTGAAGCGATTAGTGTATCTAGTCCAACTCTTATTTCCATTGATACGGCAGCGATTGTTCATCCTGAAACAAAGAGTTAG
- a CDS encoding DUF6501 family protein: MIHQSWNNTKSIKQVKCIHTDAAKYLVNRVLTKGQTYEVKNETDEFFFIIDNTGKIGGFYKDYFEEMK; encoded by the coding sequence ATGATTCATCAATCTTGGAATAACACAAAATCAATCAAACAGGTTAAATGTATACATACTGATGCGGCTAAATACCTGGTAAATCGTGTGTTAACAAAAGGTCAAACGTATGAAGTGAAAAATGAAACAGATGAGTTTTTTTTCATCATTGACAACACCGGTAAAATAGGTGGTTTTTATAAAGACTATTTTGAAGAAATGAAATAA
- a CDS encoding cupredoxin domain-containing protein, which translates to MQFIFIKKRWLFSIFFIAIILAGSFFLNQYTVPALSQEQEQAKNFSIHMVTGEFKTTTKDGKEIESYRWDPGTIQVPQGQEVTLSIFGVNGHEHPFRIEGTDIKGTVKKGEETIITLKFEKEGIYRLICEAHQDPSNNGPMIAYIVVD; encoded by the coding sequence ATGCAATTCATTTTTATTAAAAAAAGGTGGCTATTTTCAATCTTTTTTATAGCAATTATTCTAGCAGGTAGCTTTTTCTTAAATCAATATACAGTCCCAGCCCTGTCACAGGAACAGGAACAAGCAAAGAATTTTAGCATTCACATGGTAACTGGTGAATTTAAAACAACTACAAAGGATGGCAAGGAAATAGAATCATATCGTTGGGATCCTGGGACAATCCAAGTGCCTCAGGGGCAGGAGGTTACACTTAGTATTTTTGGTGTTAATGGCCATGAACATCCATTTAGAATTGAGGGAACCGATATTAAAGGAACAGTGAAAAAAGGAGAAGAAACGATAATAACACTCAAGTTTGAAAAAGAAGGAATTTACAGATTAATTTGTGAAGCGCATCAGGATCCATCAAATAACGGACCAATGATTGCTTATATTGTAGTAGATTAA
- a CDS encoding LL-diaminopimelate aminotransferase: MMVELSKKMKHFQVGVFNELANLKTKHIKEGKELIDLSIGSPDLPPADFIKQELIEKSQDASNYQYALKGIDQLNEAICKYYSKKYNVELQNDTEVSVVMGSQDGLVHLPMVLTNPGDIILVPDPGYTAYAAGIALADAIPYKMLLNKERNYLPSLADIPEEVAQKAKLMILNYPGNPVPAVGSYEFFQEVVEFARRYNIVVIHDFAYSELYYTKDKPISFLSVPGAKEIGVEFNSLSKSFNMAGCRIGYVIGNQTVISALKALKSNLDYGVFLPIQYAAVRALDDESDFSEELRNIYKNRRDILVNGLNELGWDIQRPKASMFLWAKVPDGYTSTSFTYELVERAGVVVTPGNAFGENGEDFVRIALVQPEAILELAVEKIRNSGLF; the protein is encoded by the coding sequence TTGATGGTAGAATTGTCTAAGAAAATGAAGCATTTTCAGGTAGGAGTTTTTAATGAACTAGCAAATTTAAAAACAAAACATATAAAAGAGGGCAAGGAATTAATAGATTTAAGTATAGGGAGTCCCGATCTTCCACCAGCAGATTTTATTAAACAAGAACTAATAGAAAAGTCGCAAGACGCCTCTAATTATCAATATGCTTTAAAAGGGATCGATCAATTAAATGAAGCAATATGTAAGTACTACTCAAAAAAATATAATGTTGAACTTCAAAACGATACTGAAGTTTCAGTAGTGATGGGTTCACAGGATGGTTTAGTACATTTACCGATGGTTCTTACTAACCCGGGGGATATTATATTAGTACCCGATCCTGGATACACGGCATATGCGGCAGGTATCGCTCTCGCTGATGCGATTCCTTATAAAATGTTATTAAATAAAGAGCGAAATTATCTACCTTCTTTAGCAGATATACCCGAAGAGGTAGCGCAAAAGGCCAAGTTAATGATACTTAATTATCCAGGGAATCCTGTTCCTGCAGTTGGAAGTTATGAATTTTTTCAAGAGGTAGTTGAATTTGCAAGGCGTTATAACATAGTCGTCATCCATGATTTTGCGTACTCTGAGCTTTACTACACAAAAGATAAGCCTATTAGTTTTCTTTCAGTACCAGGTGCAAAAGAGATAGGAGTGGAGTTCAATTCATTATCAAAAAGTTTTAATATGGCAGGATGTAGAATTGGATATGTGATAGGAAATCAAACAGTTATCTCGGCATTAAAAGCATTGAAGTCAAATCTAGACTATGGAGTGTTTCTTCCCATCCAATATGCTGCGGTGAGGGCGTTAGATGACGAAAGTGATTTTAGTGAAGAGCTAAGAAATATCTATAAAAATAGAAGAGATATACTTGTTAATGGCTTAAATGAACTTGGCTGGGATATTCAAAGGCCTAAAGCATCAATGTTTCTATGGGCTAAAGTCCCTGATGGTTACACTTCAACTAGCTTTACGTATGAATTGGTCGAGAGAGCAGGAGTGGTAGTAACCCCTGGAAATGCATTTGGAGAGAATGGTGAAGATTTCGTTAGAATAGCGCTTGTTCAACCAGAAGCAATACTAGAGTTAGCCGTTGAAAAAATTAGGAACTCAGGGTTATTTTAA
- a CDS encoding DHH family phosphoesterase yields MNMLFTDSDLDGLGCGLLAKIAFEDKANVAYCSYRNLNERVSKFIDNNENKNAQVYITDLAVGKDVEKKLQERFKNQGHVQMVDHHVTAMHFNNYDWGFVQAEYENGKKTSATSLFYEYLIERNMIEATKALDEFVELVRQYDTWEWEANDNKEAKRLNDLFFILGLEHFEKEMLERVKNPEGFELSDKETLILDLEEKKIERYIFSKNRQMAQIFVDDYCVGVIHAEQYLSELGNALAKLNPHIDLIAMVNVGTKKIGFRTIYDEVDVSKFAQKFGGGGHPKASGCSIDEEAFNIFVKDVFPLSAVQMDAPKNELNLRELKGSLYINRDHLKTYVFYTEKGNWKIYQNKQLLEPVFETYSDAEKFVKRHFSSGLAFDNYLIGFLAEVLDKKEPEIRGNLDENRSLASKKLLN; encoded by the coding sequence ATGAATATGTTATTCACGGATAGTGACTTAGATGGATTAGGCTGTGGTCTTCTTGCTAAGATCGCTTTTGAAGATAAAGCAAATGTAGCATATTGCTCATATCGAAATTTAAATGAACGAGTTTCAAAATTCATCGATAATAATGAGAATAAAAACGCACAAGTATACATAACAGATTTGGCTGTAGGAAAAGATGTAGAAAAGAAATTACAGGAACGCTTTAAAAATCAGGGTCATGTACAAATGGTGGACCATCATGTCACTGCAATGCACTTTAACAACTATGACTGGGGATTTGTCCAAGCTGAATATGAAAATGGTAAAAAAACCTCTGCAACTTCTTTATTTTATGAATACTTAATTGAACGTAATATGATTGAAGCGACAAAAGCATTAGACGAATTTGTCGAACTTGTTAGACAGTATGATACATGGGAATGGGAAGCGAATGACAATAAAGAAGCAAAGAGGTTAAATGATTTATTTTTCATACTAGGTCTTGAACATTTTGAAAAGGAAATGTTAGAAAGAGTCAAGAACCCCGAAGGTTTTGAGCTTTCCGATAAAGAGACATTAATCTTAGATCTAGAAGAGAAGAAAATTGAACGCTATATTTTTTCGAAAAATAGACAAATGGCACAAATCTTTGTTGATGACTATTGTGTAGGGGTTATTCATGCTGAACAATACCTATCAGAGTTAGGAAATGCATTAGCAAAGTTAAATCCACATATTGATCTAATAGCAATGGTTAATGTTGGAACAAAGAAGATTGGTTTTCGAACAATATATGATGAAGTGGACGTATCTAAATTCGCCCAAAAATTTGGAGGCGGTGGCCATCCAAAAGCATCAGGCTGTTCAATTGATGAGGAGGCCTTTAATATCTTTGTAAAAGATGTTTTTCCGCTTTCTGCTGTACAAATGGATGCTCCAAAAAATGAGTTGAATTTACGAGAGCTAAAAGGGTCGCTTTATATAAATAGAGATCACTTGAAAACGTATGTGTTTTATACAGAGAAAGGGAACTGGAAAATTTATCAAAATAAACAGCTGTTAGAACCTGTCTTTGAAACCTATTCTGATGCTGAAAAATTTGTTAAAAGGCATTTTTCTAGTGGATTAGCCTTTGATAACTACCTAATAGGATTTTTAGCTGAAGTACTAGACAAAAAAGAACCTGAAATAAGAGGAAATCTGGACGAGAATCGAAGTTTAGCATCAAAGAAATTGTTAAACTAG